The genomic interval GCGCAGCTGGAGTGCCGCGAACGCTCCGCTGACCTTCCTCTTCAAGGTGCTCGCCGCCGCTGTGCCGCTGTCGATCCAGGCGCATCCGGATCCGGCGCGCGCACGGTCGGGTTTCACGGACGAGGAGCGACGCGGCGTGCCGATTGACGCGCGACACCGGAACTATAAGGACCCGCATGCGAAGCCCGAGATGATCCTCGCCCTCGAGGACGGTTTCGAAGCCCTGTGCGGCATCGCGCCGATCTCCGCGACCGTCGCGATGATCGACCGCCTCATCGAAGCCGAGCAAACGGACGACAGCGCACGCCAGGGACTGGAGCACTGGCGGACGATGGTCGCCGAGAACCGTCTCGATGACGCGTTCCGCTGGGCCGTGTCCGACGATTCGGCGGCTCGCGCCGCCGCCGCATCCCTCACCCGAGCGGGAGCCGGGGATGCCGCAAGCTTCCCGCTGCTGGCGACGATCGGTCGACACTTCCCCGACGACGCCGGGCTCCTCGTCGCATCGATGATGAACCGTCTCACGCTGCAGGCGGGCGAGGCGCTGTGGGTCGCCGCCGGAGTGCTGCACGCCTACCAGGCCGGTCGAGCGGTGGAGATCATGGGCCCCTCCGACAATGTGCTCCGCGGCGGCCTCACACCCAAGCACATCGATGTGGCGGAACTGACTGCCGTGGTCGACCTCACACCCGGGGAGCCCCCGCGGCTGCTCCCCGTCGCCGTCGCACCGCACGTCAACCTCTATCGCCCCCCGGCACCCGCCGACGAGGTCGGGTTCGAACTGGTAGAAGTGACGGGTGACACGGAGCTCTCGCTCAGCGGCCCGGCGATCGCGCTCTGTCTCGAGGGACGATTCGAGGCGGAGAGCTGCGAGGACTCGCTCCAGCTCGAGCGCGGTCAGATCGCCTTCGCCACAGCAGCGAGCCTGCGGCTCCGCGGCGAGGGCCGCGTCTTCGTGGCTCTCACGCGCGACGCAGCACGTTGAAGGCGATGTCCTCGCCCCGGTGGTAGTCCTTCGCGAACAGCGCCCGCGTGCCGTCCACCGTCATGCACGTCTCGGTGACGAGGAGCCACGGGTCGTAGTCGGCCAGGCCGAAACGATCGGCCAGCCCTTCCGGCATCATGACGCTGCTGAGTTGCGCCAGCGATGAGACGATCTCGTGCCCCTGGATCTTCAGCGCGTGGGTCAGCGAGCCGCTCCAGTCACGGTGGCCGATCGGCCCGGGGAGCAGATGTCGGGGCACCGTGTCGACGCTCACGACGAGGGGACGTTCGTCGCCGCAGCGCAGTCGCGTGATGCGGATGACGTCATCGCCCACCGCGATCCCGAGCGCAGCCGCCTCGGTCTCATCGGCCGCCGCCTCCTGCAGGTCGAGCACAGCGCTGGTGACGGAGTAGCCCAGGCCCTCCAGCATGTCCGTGATGCTCTCGTATCGCGTGACGGGGCGTTCGACGCGCAGATCTCCGACAGCGGAGAGGAACCGCCCTCTCCCCTGCACCGCCCTGACGGATCCGTCCTGCTCCAGCAGCCGCAGCCCTTCGCGAACGGTCGCCCGCGACACCCCGAAGTGCGCCGAAAGCACCTGCTCCGTGGGAAGCTGGTCCCCCGCGACGAGTCCACGCTCGGCGATGAGCGTGAGAATCTCCCCGCGCAGACGTTCCGCAGTGGAAGCATGACCCTCGGACACAGCCATCACGATCCTCCTCCGACTGCCATATCGACCCGGCAGGTCCCAGGTCGAGGGTATCCAGTGGGTGAGGAGCACAGGACGGCCGTCCGCCGCCCGATCAGCCGTTCAACTTGTCTGATGATTCTTTCACACATCAGAACACACGCGATGACGTCATCAACGTCAGCCGGTTCGCGCCAGTCCAGGGCGCTTCTCTGCATCCGGAAGGGCCGCAACACCGGTGAGGTGACACCCGACGTCGCACGGAAATGTCAAGATCTGGAAACTATCTCTTCAATTGTCGGATGACAGGTGATACCGTTACCAAACCCGTCAGCATCGTGGCTGCAGAGGTGAGAGCCACCGCAGTCCCGGTCCCGCGAACGCCAGAGAAAGGCACAGCATGAACAGGCCTCGAAAGCTCCTCCGCACGGCCGTGGTCGCCACGGCCGCGGCCCTCCTCCTCGCCGGCTGTTCTGCCAACGGCGCAGGCAACGGCGACAACGCCGGCTCGGGCGGTGCCGCCGACCCGATGACGATCAAGCTCAGCTACGTCAACCCTCCGACGAGCATCGACGGGCAGATCCTCGAGGAAGTTGCAGCCGCCGTCGAGGAGCGCACCGACGGCGAGATCGTCATCGAGCTCTACCCTTCCGGCCAGATCGGCACCACGGGCGACACCGCCCAGCAGGCGGCGAACGGCGAAGACATCATCGCCTACATGGACGCCAGCATCATCGCCCAGCTCGGCGCCGAGGACTTCGGCATCCTCGGCGGCCCGTTCCTGTTCGCCAACGCCGACGAGGCGAACACCTTCCTCGAGTCCGAGGTCTTCGCCGAGATGGCGGAGGAGGCGGCATCCGACCTGGGAATCCGCATCCTCGCGTTCAACTGGCTGGACGGCCCGCGTCACATCTGGGCCAAGAAGCCAGCCCCCCAGCCGTCTGACCTCGAGGGCCTGCGCTTCCGCACGCCTCCCGTCGACGTGTGGACTGAGACGTTCTCCCTGCTCGGCGCCGTCCCCACCGAGATCGCCAATACAGAGACGTACAGCGCACTGGAACAGGGCGTCGTCGACGCCGCGGAAGGCCCCATCAACGGCACCTACGCGCTCGGCTGGCACGAAGTGGCGAATGTCGCCACCCTCACGGAGCACTTCCGCACGCTCATCGGCTTCGGCACGAGCGAGGTGCTGTGGCAGCGACTGACCGACGAACAGCGGGCGATCCTCGAGGAGGAGTTCATCGCCGGCGGCGTCGAGGCGCAGAAGCGGTATGCGGCGGCCATCGACGAGACGATGGCCAAGATGGAGTCCGAGTCCGGCGTGACCTTCGTCGAAGCGGACATCGAGGCGTACCAGGAGGCGACGCGTCCCTTCTATGACAAGTACGGCGACCTTCTGGACCGCGTCCGCGACGCAGCCAAGTAATCACCGCCGAACCGCGATGCGCCTGGGTGCCGACCTATCGGGTCGCCGCCCAGGCGCATCGCTCATGGAATCACACGGGAGCACGCATGACCAGGCACGACAACTTCATCGGCGGACGCTTCGTCCCCGCCGACGACTACCGCCCCAACACGAACCCCTCTGACGTCCGTGACCACATCGGTGAATACGCTCAGGCGAGCGCCGGCGACGTCGACGACGCCATCGCGGCTGCGGCTGAGGCGCTGCCGCTCTGGGCCGCGACATCCGCCGGGGAGCGCGCAGCCGTCCTGCAGCGGATCAGCGCGGGCATCACGGCCCGCGAACAGGAGATCGCCGACATGCTCGCGCGCGAGGAGGGCAAGACGCTCGTCGAGTCGCTCGGCGAGGTGCGCAGGGCGGCCGCGACCTTCGGCTACTACGCAGGTCAGGTGCTCGCCTCTCACGGCGAGACGTTCCACGGGCTCGCGTCGGGCATGACCATCGAGACGCAGCGGCGGCCCGTGGGAGTGGTGGGCATCATCACGCCCTGGAACTTCCCGATCGCCATCCCGGCGTGGAAGACGGCTCCCGCCCTGGCCTACGGCAACACCGTCGTGCTCAAGCCTGCCGACATCGTTCCCGGAACAGCGTGGCTCATGACGGAGGTCATCGCCGAGTCCGGTCTGCCGGCGGGGGTCTTCAACCTCGCCATGGGTCGGGGAAGCGTCGTCGGAGAGCGTCTGACCGGTTCGCCGCTCGTGCACGCAGTCAGCTTCACCGGATCGACCGGCGTCGGGCGCCAGGTAGCCGCCGCTGCAACGGAAGGCAGCCTCAAGCGCGTCCAGCTCGAGATGGGCGGGAAGAACGCGCTCGTCGTGATGGACGACGCCGACCTCGACATCGCCGTGGCCGCAGGACTCGACGGCGCATTCGGCAGCACGGGGCAGCGGTGCACGGCGTCCAGTCGGCTCGTCGTGCACGAGGCGATCCATGACGAGTTCGTCGAACGGATGGTCGCGGCCGTCGACAAGATCCAGGTGGGGGACGCGCGGGGCGTCCGCACGACCATGGGTCCGGTCGTCAGCGAGAGTCAGCTCGCGCAGGATCTCGAGTACATCGGGGTCGGCGTGTCCGAGGGTGCCCGCCTCGCCGTCGGCGGCGAGCGTCTGCAGGATCGCGGACAGGGCAACTACCTCAGCCCCGCCCTGTTCGTTGGAGCGGCGCCGGAGATGCGGATCAGCCAGGAGGAGATCTTCGGGCCCGTCGCCGCCGTGCTCAAGGTGTCGGATTATGACGAGGCCGTCGCCGTCGCGAACGGGGTCGAGTACGGCCTCTCGGCAGGGATCTGCACGCGTTCCCTCGCCCGCGCGCGCGACTTCGGACGGCGCGCACAGGCGGGCATCATCACCGTCAACAAGTCCACGGCATCCACCGACTACCACGTGCCGTTCGGCGGCACCAAGGCGTCGAGCTACGGCGGCCGTGAGCAGGGCACGGCCGCTCGTGAGTTCTTCACCGAGACGGCGACCGTCTACACGGTGGCAGGTGAAGTCTGATGACTCCGGACCGTGTCGTCCTCCTCGAGCCGATCCATCCGGCCGGTGTCGCGCTGCTCGAGGCCGTCACCCACGTGACAGTCCTCGGCGGCACCGACGACCCGCGGCTCCGCCACGCCGTGGCGGAAGCAGATGCCCTGATCGTGCGGTCGACGCGAGTAGACGCCGGTCTGATCGCAGCAGGCCCGCGCCTGCGCGTGATCGGGCGCCACGGCGCCGGACTGGACAACATCGATCTCGTCGCAGCGGAGTCCGCCGGCATCGCGGTCGTCAACACTCCCCGATCGAACACCGAGTCGGTGGCCGAGTACGTGATCGGCACGATGTTCCAGCTCGTGAAGCGCATCGACGACGTACGCGGTGCACTGCGAGCGGGTGCGTTCTCCCCCGGTTCCTCGCTCCCGGGCCAGGTGGATCGCCTCGGCCTGGTCGGAAGGGAGATCAGCGGTCTGCGTCTCGGGCTCGTGGGCGCCGGCGCGATCGGCCGCGCCGTCGCCCGTCGCGCGAGCGCTCTCGGCATGACGGTCGGTGCATACGACCCGTTCGTCTCCGCCGCTGCGATGTCCGAGCTGGGCATCACGGCCCACGAGAGCCTCGAGTCCCTGCTGGCGGGAAGCGATGTCGTGAGCCTGCATCTGCCGGGCGGTCCGGAGGCGCGCGGGATCCTCTCGGCTGACCGGCTCTCGCTCATGCCGCCCGGGGCCGTGCTGATCAACGCGGCGCGCGGCGAGCTCGTCGACATCGACGCTCTCATCGACGCCGTCACGACGGGGTCGCTCGCCGGCGCCGCGGTCGACGTCTTCGACCCGGAGCCACCGGCGCGGGATGCCGCGATCCTGCACACGCCGGGCATCATCGCGACGCCGCACATGGCCGCGATGACGGCCGAGGCGCTCGAGCGCATGGCGGTCGAGGTGGCGACGGGCGTGCTCCACAGGCTCGACGCATCGGACGGCTGAGGCGCGACGCGAACGCATCGCGCCCCGAAGACCGTGCGGTCGTCGGGGGCGCGATGTCGTCAGGGCACTGTCACCGCTCCGAGCACGGAGCCGTCACACCAGACCCTGCTCTGTGATCCTCCGTGTGGGCGAGATCCGCGCGACGTCGGTGACGATCTCGATGAGTCGCGGCGCACCCGACCCGACCGCCTCCGCGAACTCGCGGCGGAACTCCTCCGCAGTGCGGACGGTCGCACCCGGGATGCCGTGCGCTCGCGCCAGGGCCGCGAAGTCCGGGTTGCCGAGCGTCGTGGCGCTCTGGCGACCGGGGAACTCGCGCTCCTGGTGCATGCGGATGGTGCCGAAGGACGAGTTGTTGACGACGACCATCACCACGGGAACGCCGAGCGCGGCGACGGTGGCGAGTTCCATCGAGCTCATGAGGAAACATCCGTCCCCGCCGAAGACGATCGTGGGCCGTGTGCCGTCGAGAGCCGCCGCCATGATGCCTGCCGGGAGCCCGTAGCTCATGGCGCCGTTTGCGGGCGCCAGCTGCGTGCCGTACTGCCGGTACCTGTGGAAGCGGTGGACCCAGACGGCGTAGTTCCCCGCGCCGTTCGTGACGACGGCATCTGCCGGCAACGCAGCCGAGAGTCCTGCGATCATCGTGCCGAGCTCATCGTCGGGAGCGGGAGTCGAGCGCTCGATGTAGGCTGCCCGCGCCCGCGCCGTGCGCTCCTCCCATCGTGCGCCATCGACCCGAAGCGGCGCGAGTGCGTCGACAGCGGCGGCGGAGTCCGCCTGCACCGCGAAATCGGCATGGACATAGCGGTCGAGATCGAATCCGTCGACGGCGAAGTGGATGACGCGCCGGTGCGCGCCGGGAGCGAGCAGCTCGTATCCGCCGGTCTCGACGTCGCCGAAGTGACCGCCGATCGCCAGGATGAGGTCGGACTCCTCCAGCGTGCGCACGAGATCAGGCTCGGTCGAGAGGCTCAGGTGGCCGATGTAGATCCGGGAGTCGTTGTCAATGTGGTCCTGGCACCGCCACGCCGCCACGACCGGGATGCTGTTGGCCTCCGCGAACTCACGGATGCCCTCGCTCTGCGGCGCACCCCACCCGCCGCGACCGAGGACGATGAGCGGCCGCTGTGCAGCGCGCAGCTCCGCCTCGACCTGCTGGACCACGTCCGCGCCGACGGATGTCGAGAGCGCGGCGACCACCGGAATCACCGCGTCTTCGACGGTGTCGTACAGCATGTCCTCTGGGAGCTCGATGACGACGGGACCGGGCCGGCCCGACGTCGCGATGCGGACCGCGCGCGCGATCGTCTCCGGGATCCGTGCGGCCTCGTCGATCGTCGCGACCCACTTGGCCATCGACCCGAAGACCTCGTGCGAGTTGAACTCCTGGAACGCGCCGCGCCCACGGTCTTTGCGTGCGATCTGGCCCACGAACAGCAGCAGGGGCGTGGCATCCTGGTCCGCGGTGTGCACGCCGATGGCGGCATGAAGAGCGCCGGGGCCGCGGGTCACGAAGCAGACTCCGGGACGGCCTGTCAGCTTGCCGTAGGCCTCGGCCATGTGAGCGGCGGGCGATTCGTGGCGGCAGACGATCATCTCGGCGCGATCGCCGTGGTCGACGATCGCGTCGAGGACGGGGAGGAAGCTCTCACCAGGGACGCAGGTGTAGCGGTCCAGTCCCTGCGCGAGAAGCGCTTCGACGACGAGGTGTCCGGCTCTGGTGCCCACGGGCACGCTCCTTTCGGTGCGTCGGCCGCTCACGGGGCGGACTCGACGAGGTTGGCGACGGCGAGGCGGAAGAGGGCTTCCGCGGCCTCGGGGGTGTCATACGCGACGTGCGGTGTGAGCACGGTGCCGGGGGCTGAGCGCAGCGGATCGTCGGCCGGCAGCGGCTCGGGATCGAACACGTCGAGAGCCGCGACGATGTCACCCCTGTGCAATCGCGCCATCAGCGCCTCACGGTCGACGATGGCCGCCCGCGCGGTGTTGACGAGGATGGCGCCCGGTGCGAGAGCGTCCATGAGGGCGGCGTCGATGATTCCCGTCGACTCCGGCGTGAGCGCGAGGTGGAGAGAGACTGCGGCGCTCCTGGCGAAGAGCTCCGGGAGATCCAGCAGCGGGATCGATCCGTACTGCGTCGCGCCATCGCGCACCGAGCGATTCCACCCCACGACGCGCATGCCGATCCCCTGAGCGAGCGTCGCCATGCGCATGCCGATCCCCCCGAGACCGACGATGCCCAGCGTCTTGCCCGCCAGCTGCACGCCGGGGCGCGCCGCCCACTGGCCCTCGCGCATCTCACGGTCGAGCAGCGGGATGCCGCGAGCCGCCGCCAGCAGGAGGGCGAGAGCGTGCTCGGCGACGGCGTCGTCGCCATACCCACGGACCGTTCGCACCTCGATGCCGAGTTCCTCAGCGAGCCGGAGATCGACGTTGTCGGCCGCGCCTGTGCCGAGGAACGAGATGCGACGCAGGCGTGGCAGCCGCCGCAGCGCCTCGTTCGGAATCGACCAGCCGAGCAGTGTCGCCTCGGCCTCCCCGATCCGTTCGACCCACTCGTCCGCGTCGGACGGGACTCCGTAGGACACGTCGATCCGGTCGCGATCCACGCCCGCCGCCTCGAGCCCTCGCGCCAGCAGCGCCTCGTCGTCGGGAGAGGCGTCGGGGAATGCGAAACGTGGTGAACTCATGCAGGACCTCCTCCATCGGAAGGCGACGCCGCTCAAACCGGCGAGTCACCCTGTCGTACCCGGACCACAAAGTGGTAACGTTCTCAAACATACTTTACGGCGCCGGTCGAAGAAGCCGGCTTCCGTGTTCCCCAGCGGGACAGACAGGAACGATCAACGTGAGTGCACCACCGGAATCCGGACGGCTGCGGCGAGCCGTGACGCGGGTACTGATCTTCATCGAGGAAGACGTCAGCGCGATCCTCCTCGCCGTTGCCGTCGTCGTGCTGTGTTCCGACGTCGTCGGTCGCTACGTGTTCCACCACCCGATCCCCGGCGCGCCGTCGATCGCCATGGTGTGCTTCGTCTGGCTCACGTATCTCGGCGCAGCTGCAGCGGCACGGCGCGGGCGCAACATCACGATCGATGTGATGGTCGGCCGCTTCTCGCCGCGATGGCAGGCAGCCTGCGAGATCGTCGTCCAGCTCATCGTCGGAGGCGTCGTCGGCTTCTGCCTCTACTGGATCTGGGTCGCCGTCCTCACGAACCGCTTCGTCGACCTCCCTGGGCTGGGCGTCAGCCGACGTGTGCTCACAATGGCCCTCCTCGTCGGATTCTGCCTGATGGCGCTCTACTGCCTGAGGGACTTCTTCCTCGCCGTACGGGGCGCGATCACCGGGATCTATGCCCCCATCCACGAGGCCGTCGAAGACGACGACGTCGTCACCCCCCGCGACGAGCACCCTCAGCTGCCGGCGGAGCCTGTAACGACGACCATCTTCATGAAGCGACCCCGCAAGGGTGACCGCGGCTCGCAGCGGAAGAACGGACACCGATCATGACCATCGCGATCCTCATCCTGATCATGCTCGTGCTGCTGGCGATCCGGGTCCCGGTCTGGATCACGCTGCTCGCCATCTCGCTGGGCTACATGCTCTTCGAAGGCGGTGGCGGCGGACCGCAGGTCGTACAACGGCTCACGAGTGGTCTCGACTCCTTTCCCCTGCTCGCGGTGCCGTTCTTCATCTTCGCCGGCATCATCATGGCCGGTGGCGGGATCGCCGAGCGCATGATGGCCTTCGCGACCTCGCTCGTCGGTCACTTCCGCGGAGGCCTCGCTCAGGTCAACGTCCTCAACAGCCTCCTCATCGGAGGCATGTCGGGATCGGCCAACGCGGACGCCGCCATCGACGCCAAGATCCTCGTGCCGATCATGCGCAAGCAGGGCTACACCAACGCCTTCGCCTCCGCCATCAGTGTCGCCTCCGGCGGGATCTCCCCGATCCTGCCCCCGAGCATCGGCCTCATCCTCTACGGTGTGCTCGCAGGCGTCTCGATCGGAGACCTCTTCATCGCGGGCGTGATCCCCGGCATCCTCATCGCCGTCGCACTGTCGATCACCGTCTGGATCCTCGCGCGCATCCACAACTTCCCACGCGCCAACGACAAGTTCCCGCCTTTCCGCGAGATCTGGATGAGCTTCCGCAAGGCCTTCTTCGCCCTGCTGATGCCGGTCCTGCTTCTCGTCGGCCTCCGCCTCGGCGTGTTCACCCCGACCGAGCTGGGCGCGGTGGCGGTCATCTATGCGCTCGTCCTCGGCCTGTTCGTGTTCAAGGAGATCACCTGGCGGGACATCCCTCGCCTGCTGCGCGAGGCCGTCCTCACGACCGCCGTCGTCATGATCATCATCGCCTCGGCGAGTGTCTTCGGCATCGTGGTGGCGTACGAGCGGATCCCCGACCAGCTCAGCTCCTTCCTCTACGGGATCTCCGACAACCCCGTCGTGATCGTGCTCGTGATCAACGTGATCCTGCTCATCCTCGGCATCTTCCTCGAGTCCTCGAGCCTCATGATCATCCTCGTGCCCGTGCTGGCGCCGATCGCCGTCATGACGGGGATCGACCCCGTTCAGTTCGGCGTGATCATCGTGCTCAACCTCACGATCGGCGCCCTGACACCGCCTGTCGGCACCGTCGTCTACACGGTGGCGGCGATCACGGGCGTCTCCATTCCCGCGTTCGTGAAGGCCTTCATCCCGCTGTTCATCGCGCTCGTGGCGGTGCTCATGCTCGTGACGTTCGTTCCGCTGCTGACCATCTGGCTCCCGTCGGTGTTCTGACGCCGTGGCGTCCGAACACCGCCCGGCAGGCCCGGGTCGGCGGCACGATCGCTGCCCGGGCTCCGATGCGGAGCGCCCGCCTGAAAGCGGCCGGACCCGCGTCAGAGCGCGGGCGGCGGCGCAGTGGACTCTCGGACGATGAGCGTCGCTTCAAGGGTGAGATCGCGAGGTCGCGCCGTCGCCGTGCCCTGGAGTCGTCCGAGCAGGATGTCGACGGCGGCGTTGCCGATCTCGTCCACCGGCTGCGACACGAGGGTCAACGGCGGGTCGAGCAGGGGCGAAAGGCTGTGGTCGTCGACGCCGACGAGAGAGACATCGCCCGGGATGCGAAGTCCCAGTCGGCGGACGCTGTACAGCGTCGCCTCCGTCATGAGTGAGTCGGCCGCGAACACTGCCGTGGGCCGATCGCGTGCGCTCAGCGCAGCGGAGACGGCCGCGACCGCCTCATCGACCGTGAGTCCCCCGCGGACGGGAACCAGCTCGCCCACGCCCTCGATCGCCGCCGCGCTGCCGGCCAGTCGCTGGGCGCTGGACTCGATCGTCTCGCTGTCGTACAGCGTCGCGATGCGTCGGTGGCCGAGCTCGAGGAGGTGGCCGACGGCCTGACGACTGAGATCCAGGTTGTCCACGCTGACGGAGTCGATGCCGTGCTGCGCAAGCGACCGGTCGATCGAGACGACGGGCGTCCCGGACTCATGCAGCGACACCAGGTGCGCGATCTCCATCGACGACGTCGGTGCGATGACGAGGCCGGAGGTCAGACGCGACCGCATGGCCTCGACGATGCCGCGCTCCCTGTCGAGACTCTCGTAGGAGCTCGCCATCATGAGGACGAACCCCGCCTGCTCGAGGCGGTCCGCGATCACGTGAGCCACCCGCGCGAAGAAGGGGACGTCGATGTTCCCCGGCACGAAGCTCACGACCTTCGCCGAGCCGCTGCGGAGGGCCTGCGCGATGTGATTGGGCTGATAGCCGATCTCTGCCGCGGCCATGAGAACGCGCTCGCGCGCTGCCGCGCTCACGGATCCATAGTTGCTGAGCGCACGCGCAGCCGTTGCCTGCGAGACGCCGGCCGCCTGGGCGACGTCCCTGATCGTCAGCGCCACGGCGTCACGAGGCGTGTTCCGATCTGGACACGGCATCGATCCGATCGAATGCCGCGCCGATCGCAGTGAGATTCTTGCGGTGGGCGGCCGTGGGCTCGTAGATGTACGGCCGGCCGAAGATCTCCGCGGTCATGAGACCGTCATATCCGAAGCGTCGAAGATCCCGCAAGTAATCGTCCAGCGGCAGGTTCCCGTCGCCCCAGGCTTTGTGCCCCGACGGGTTGCCGTCCACGAGGTGTACGTGCCAGACGCGATCTCCGAAACGGTCGAAGTAGTCGCCCATGTTCTCTTCCGCGGTCGCCATCGCGACGGTGTCGAGCGCGATTCCCAGGTTGGGCGCATCCACGGCCCGGAAGACGGTATCGAGCTGCCCGGCGTCGACGGCGAGGTTCGACTCGTGCCGCTGCAGCGCCTCCAGCACGCAGCGCAGTCCCTTCCTGTCCGCGTACGCGCAGAGCGCCTGGATGCCTTCTGCGGCCCTCGCCACGGCGTCGGCGACCGGCTGGTTCTCCCATCCCCAGCCCGGTGTCACGAACACGTAGCTCGCACCCAGGTCGGCCGCGAGGTCGGCGGCGTTGCGGAACATCGAGAACGTGTACTCCCGGATCACGGGGTCGTCGCTCGCGAAGTTGACGGGATACATCAGCGATTCCGGCGTGATGCACGCCACGCTCAGCCCACGGTCCTCGAGCTTGCCACGCAGGGCGTCGACGTCGCGTTTGCGGAGCTCGAAGAGATCGACATGCTGAGACATCCCCCAGATCTCCAGCTGCTGCCGTTCCAGGGCGACCATGTCGTCCAGCCAATAGTCGAGGGGGAAACGCTGGTAGGCGAAGTTCGTACCGGTGACCGATGCGAGTGAGAGCACGTGAGTTCCTTCTTCGGAGATGGACGGATGTCAGGGGGTGCACACAGAGGGAAGGAATGCCCGCTACTCGCCGAGGCTGTCGCCGGGGCCGCGGTAGCGGGGCATGAGGGCGATGAGGCCCTTCGTGAGAGGCCCGACACGGCGCCCCGCCATCTCCATGCGGACACGCCGCATGACGGCGCGGCGCACGATCGTGGCTCCGATGAACCGGAACGGCTCCGGGAAGATCTTCGTGATCCGTCCGCGCTGGTGACCGAGCGCGCTGCGCGACCACTCATCGTCGATACCCTGCAGCTGAGCGGCGAGAATCCGCGCCACCACGGGTATCTGTGCGAGGGCCGTGCCTGTGTAGCCGACGCAATAGAGGATGTTGTCCGCCCCGCGCAGGGTATCGATGACGGGCAGGTGACTCGCCGAGATGTCGATCGGACCGACCCACGCGTAATCCACGCGAGCGCCCTTCAGCGACGGATACA from Microbacterium aurum carries:
- a CDS encoding sugar phosphate isomerase/epimerase family protein, giving the protein MLSLASVTGTNFAYQRFPLDYWLDDMVALERQQLEIWGMSQHVDLFELRKRDVDALRGKLEDRGLSVACITPESLMYPVNFASDDPVIREYTFSMFRNAADLAADLGASYVFVTPGWGWENQPVADAVARAAEGIQALCAYADRKGLRCVLEALQRHESNLAVDAGQLDTVFRAVDAPNLGIALDTVAMATAEENMGDYFDRFGDRVWHVHLVDGNPSGHKAWGDGNLPLDDYLRDLRRFGYDGLMTAEIFGRPYIYEPTAAHRKNLTAIGAAFDRIDAVSRSEHAS
- a CDS encoding TRAP transporter small permease, translating into MSAPPESGRLRRAVTRVLIFIEEDVSAILLAVAVVVLCSDVVGRYVFHHPIPGAPSIAMVCFVWLTYLGAAAAARRGRNITIDVMVGRFSPRWQAACEIVVQLIVGGVVGFCLYWIWVAVLTNRFVDLPGLGVSRRVLTMALLVGFCLMALYCLRDFFLAVRGAITGIYAPIHEAVEDDDVVTPRDEHPQLPAEPVTTTIFMKRPRKGDRGSQRKNGHRS
- a CDS encoding LacI family DNA-binding transcriptional regulator; amino-acid sequence: MPCPDRNTPRDAVALTIRDVAQAAGVSQATAARALSNYGSVSAAARERVLMAAAEIGYQPNHIAQALRSGSAKVVSFVPGNIDVPFFARVAHVIADRLEQAGFVLMMASSYESLDRERGIVEAMRSRLTSGLVIAPTSSMEIAHLVSLHESGTPVVSIDRSLAQHGIDSVSVDNLDLSRQAVGHLLELGHRRIATLYDSETIESSAQRLAGSAAAIEGVGELVPVRGGLTVDEAVAAVSAALSARDRPTAVFAADSLMTEATLYSVRRLGLRIPGDVSLVGVDDHSLSPLLDPPLTLVSQPVDEIGNAAVDILLGRLQGTATARPRDLTLEATLIVRESTAPPPAL
- a CDS encoding TRAP transporter large permease, which gives rise to MTIAILILIMLVLLAIRVPVWITLLAISLGYMLFEGGGGGPQVVQRLTSGLDSFPLLAVPFFIFAGIIMAGGGIAERMMAFATSLVGHFRGGLAQVNVLNSLLIGGMSGSANADAAIDAKILVPIMRKQGYTNAFASAISVASGGISPILPPSIGLILYGVLAGVSIGDLFIAGVIPGILIAVALSITVWILARIHNFPRANDKFPPFREIWMSFRKAFFALLMPVLLLVGLRLGVFTPTELGAVAVIYALVLGLFVFKEITWRDIPRLLREAVLTTAVVMIIIASASVFGIVVAYERIPDQLSSFLYGISDNPVVIVLVINVILLILGIFLESSSLMIILVPVLAPIAVMTGIDPVQFGVIIVLNLTIGALTPPVGTVVYTVAAITGVSIPAFVKAFIPLFIALVAVLMLVTFVPLLTIWLPSVF